One Castanea sativa cultivar Marrone di Chiusa Pesio chromosome 4, ASM4071231v1 DNA window includes the following coding sequences:
- the LOC142630745 gene encoding serine/threonine-protein kinase GRIK1-like isoform X2, with amino-acid sequence MLSKSLARMMGCCGCFGFSRRPRPQPRPPSAFNNNHSQELLLDDEIEDDDDCSYNGDVTDTNHGDDAESHGRTKCSEEILRLREQSGMVCRQFPVKETHQVVRTEDENGNKRVNEHVREYKIGAGSYGKVVLYRSTVDGKHYAIKELGCWD; translated from the exons CGGCTGCTTTGGTTTTAGTAGAAGGCCCAGACCACAACCGAGACCACCTTCTGCCTTCAATAATAACCATTCACAGGAGTTGTTGTTGGATGATGAgatagaagatgatgatgattgtTCATACAATGGTGATGTTACTGATACCAATCATGGAGATGATGCTGAGTCGCATGGTCGCACCAAATGTTCTGAAGAGATTTTAAGGCTCAGAGAACAAAGTGGAATGGTTTGCAGGCAATTTCCTGTCAAGGAAACTCATCAAGTTGTTCGCACAGAG GATGAGAATGGCAATAAGAGGGTCAATGAGCATGTTCGTGAGTATAAGATTGGTGCTGGTAGCTATGGGAAAGTG GTTTTATATCGAAGCACTGTAGATGGAAAGCATTATGCAATTAAG GAGCTGGGATGTTGGGACTAA
- the LOC142630745 gene encoding serine/threonine-protein kinase GRIK1-like isoform X1 — translation MLSKSLARMMGCCGCFGFSRRPRPQPRPPSAFNNNHSQELLLDDEIEDDDDCSYNGDVTDTNHGDDAESHGRTKCSEEILRLREQSGMVCRQFPVKETHQVVRTEDENGNKRVNEHVREYKIGAGSYGKVVLYRSTVDGKHYAIKVKIYAFKNTTLCKKHKVER, via the exons CGGCTGCTTTGGTTTTAGTAGAAGGCCCAGACCACAACCGAGACCACCTTCTGCCTTCAATAATAACCATTCACAGGAGTTGTTGTTGGATGATGAgatagaagatgatgatgattgtTCATACAATGGTGATGTTACTGATACCAATCATGGAGATGATGCTGAGTCGCATGGTCGCACCAAATGTTCTGAAGAGATTTTAAGGCTCAGAGAACAAAGTGGAATGGTTTGCAGGCAATTTCCTGTCAAGGAAACTCATCAAGTTGTTCGCACAGAG GATGAGAATGGCAATAAGAGGGTCAATGAGCATGTTCGTGAGTATAAGATTGGTGCTGGTAGCTATGGGAAAGTG GTTTTATATCGAAGCACTGTAGATGGAAAGCATTATGCAATTAAG gtaaaaatatatgcattcaagaacactaccttatgcaaaAAACATAAGGTAGAGAGATAA